In a single window of the Patescibacteria group bacterium genome:
- the smpB gene encoding SsrA-binding protein SmpB, with the protein MPRLAENKKAHYDYQILEKFEAGLELLGHEVKSVRDDKMSLTGSFVTLNRGSAWLMNAQIPPFPKAGPLPGYDARRTRKLLLHKRELLRLMGKMEQKGLTLVPLSAYTKGSRIKLEFGLARGKKQYEKKETIKRRELDREVRRAMK; encoded by the coding sequence ATGCCCAGATTGGCCGAGAACAAAAAAGCGCATTATGACTATCAGATCCTCGAGAAGTTCGAGGCTGGTTTGGAGCTCCTGGGTCACGAGGTCAAGTCCGTTCGCGACGACAAGATGAGCCTGACCGGATCATTCGTGACCCTGAATCGCGGCTCGGCCTGGCTCATGAATGCTCAGATCCCGCCTTTCCCCAAAGCCGGACCGCTGCCGGGGTATGACGCCCGGCGCACGCGCAAACTCTTGCTCCACAAGCGGGAATTGCTGAGACTTATGGGAAAAATGGAGCAGAAAGGATTGACTTTAGTGCCTCTTTCTGCTTATACTAAGGGGTCGCGCATCAAATTAGAGTTCGGTCTGGCGCGCGGCAAGAAGCAGTATGAGAAAAAGGAGACGATCAAGAGGCGCGAGCTTGATAGGGAGGTGCGCCGCGCGATGAAGTAG
- a CDS encoding PDZ domain-containing protein — MMWPKKHGVIELTRSGWTPFFVSSVFFGFAAGLVGGLLSATYLLPADSGSASTLTVWRDRGTAARLGSDSAEADAPVIADQSAVLFFAAKSVSGDPLADAYLPDEALASGAVLTSDGWLLTGSQALVAVKGKPAKDLAALVGGRVYAVERVLRDSYSGVVFAKIAAADLPVVSFGDAAALVPGESVYTLDAGFGPRHLSMLGFGAPADASGHGPLFSSEVLSRYLRLQGETPMPGAMIFNRRGEAVAVFGGLVEPGLLAAPLDSFIDRMSAILGNQNIDRPLLGVHYLDLGSLVGLNDDRDFLHKGALVFGSADGSIPAVAKRSPAAEAGLRAGDIIVSVDSDDVTAKRTLSEIISEYDPQDRVSLVVRRGVFPGGLLSVARNGALITVEVVLGGNSGR; from the coding sequence ATGATGTGGCCCAAAAAACACGGCGTTATCGAATTGACGCGGTCCGGCTGGACCCCGTTCTTCGTGAGCAGCGTCTTTTTCGGTTTCGCCGCCGGTCTGGTTGGCGGCCTGCTGTCTGCGACGTATCTGTTGCCGGCCGACAGCGGGTCGGCATCCACGCTCACGGTTTGGCGTGATCGCGGTACGGCGGCCCGGCTCGGTTCTGACAGCGCTGAAGCTGATGCGCCGGTCATCGCGGATCAATCAGCTGTGTTGTTCTTCGCGGCCAAGTCCGTTTCCGGCGATCCGCTGGCGGATGCGTATCTTCCGGACGAGGCCCTGGCCAGCGGCGCCGTGCTGACTTCCGACGGCTGGCTGCTCACCGGCAGTCAGGCGCTCGTCGCCGTCAAAGGCAAGCCAGCCAAAGATCTCGCCGCCCTGGTCGGCGGTCGGGTCTACGCGGTCGAGCGGGTCCTGCGCGATTCTTATTCGGGCGTCGTTTTCGCCAAGATCGCCGCCGCGGATCTGCCGGTCGTGTCTTTCGGCGATGCCGCCGCCCTAGTCCCGGGGGAGAGCGTCTATACGCTCGATGCCGGCTTCGGACCCCGGCATCTGAGTATGCTCGGTTTCGGCGCTCCGGCCGACGCGTCCGGTCACGGGCCCTTGTTTTCCTCGGAGGTTTTGAGCCGTTATCTGCGTCTGCAGGGCGAGACTCCCATGCCCGGAGCGATGATCTTCAATCGCCGCGGCGAGGCCGTGGCAGTTTTCGGCGGTCTGGTCGAGCCTGGTCTCCTGGCGGCGCCGCTCGACTCTTTCATTGATCGCATGAGCGCCATCCTCGGCAACCAGAATATCGATCGGCCGCTGCTCGGCGTCCATTATCTCGATCTGGGGAGCCTGGTCGGACTGAATGATGATCGCGATTTCTTGCATAAGGGCGCCCTGGTTTTCGGTTCGGCCGACGGTTCGATCCCGGCCGTGGCCAAACGCAGTCCTGCCGCCGAGGCTGGTCTGCGCGCCGGCGACATCATCGTCTCCGTCGACAGCGATGACGTGACCGCCAAGCGGACTCTCTCTGAGATCATCTCCGAATACGATCCGCAGGACCGCGTCAGTCTGGTGGTCCGGCGCGGTGTTTTCCCCGGCGGTCTGCTGTCAGTCGCTCGCAACGGCGCTCTCATCACCGTCGAGGTCGTGCTCGGCGGCAATTCCGGCAGGTAG
- a CDS encoding DUF2723 domain-containing protein, producing the protein MDRLRQKLADLGRSTVFVPVVLFVLSLAAYLPTLPRTVSFEDSGEFVTVAAVLGIPHPSSYPLYVLLAHVFSWLPFGTIPWRIALFSAVCAAAAVAAAYWIAERAYLALRGSVSWLEKIAIASILLQAAYSSVWWGQALYAQVYPLHALLLSLVVVMLIRYAAASSPRRLFWFFLFVGLAGANHLFLAAASLPLVILAAVLIELRAWTSGHAWRSAVGGLALGLSPYLYLPLAAWLGAPFIFQPAEGLSGFLDLVFRRHQDFGLLSYNKISLVGVSFWHLAVYLGPLVIGLAAVGGFLLLRTRRLRVAWVAGLASLGIVFGAPLTQLLRASALNETTEYLARVYSVGGYLFLAVLAAVGAAAAVRSLTEPGRRLFLRLAAAVFLLALPILFIANNLVQVAAYSDGFVEAYSRRVLETLPPDAVLVVKGGVFTHDTVVLSLAYLRVVEHLRPDVTIVEDSGMSCFTTPVLPVPYDDANLRVEQKRLLAAVLADERFAGRPLFLTFAADSLVSGWRSRADGLHFEFLRDGTRRDPGPGFEPPVLPAEAELADQPALRQFVANVLYAKAARAIEATADSQRSLDDLTRAMRYDLVPGSADYQGFVAHRFSVLKDRGLIADDPTVPVE; encoded by the coding sequence ATGGATCGATTGAGGCAGAAATTGGCTGATCTGGGGCGTTCGACCGTCTTTGTTCCGGTCGTCTTGTTCGTTTTGTCTTTGGCGGCTTATTTGCCGACCCTGCCGCGCACGGTGTCCTTCGAAGACAGCGGCGAGTTCGTCACGGTCGCGGCGGTTTTGGGGATCCCGCATCCCTCAAGCTACCCGCTTTACGTGCTTCTGGCTCACGTCTTTTCCTGGCTGCCGTTCGGGACGATACCCTGGCGGATCGCGTTGTTCTCCGCCGTCTGCGCCGCCGCTGCCGTGGCCGCGGCTTACTGGATCGCCGAGCGCGCCTATCTCGCGCTTCGGGGGAGCGTGAGCTGGCTGGAGAAGATCGCCATCGCCTCGATATTGCTGCAAGCGGCGTATTCCAGCGTCTGGTGGGGTCAGGCGCTCTATGCCCAGGTCTACCCGCTGCACGCCTTGCTGCTCTCCCTGGTCGTGGTCATGCTGATCCGTTACGCCGCGGCTTCCAGCCCTCGTCGGCTCTTCTGGTTTTTCTTATTCGTCGGCCTGGCCGGCGCCAACCACCTTTTTTTGGCCGCCGCGTCCTTGCCGCTCGTCATCCTCGCCGCCGTTTTGATTGAGCTGCGCGCATGGACATCTGGTCACGCCTGGCGCTCGGCCGTCGGCGGCTTGGCGCTCGGTCTCTCACCGTATCTGTATCTGCCGCTGGCTGCCTGGCTTGGAGCGCCTTTCATCTTTCAGCCGGCTGAAGGCTTGAGCGGATTTTTGGACCTGGTGTTCCGCCGCCATCAGGATTTCGGCCTGTTGTCCTACAACAAGATTAGTCTGGTCGGAGTGTCTTTCTGGCATCTCGCCGTCTATCTCGGTCCGCTCGTGATCGGCTTGGCCGCCGTCGGTGGTTTCCTGCTGCTGCGGACGCGCCGTCTTCGGGTCGCCTGGGTCGCGGGTCTGGCGTCGCTCGGCATAGTTTTCGGAGCGCCGCTCACCCAATTATTGCGCGCTTCCGCCCTGAACGAGACTACTGAATATCTGGCGCGGGTCTACTCGGTCGGCGGCTACTTGTTCCTGGCTGTCTTGGCTGCCGTCGGCGCGGCCGCGGCCGTGCGATCGCTCACTGAGCCCGGGCGGCGGCTGTTCTTGCGGCTGGCCGCGGCGGTCTTTCTTTTGGCGCTGCCCATCCTGTTCATCGCGAACAATCTGGTCCAGGTCGCGGCTTATTCCGACGGTTTCGTGGAGGCTTACAGCCGCCGCGTTCTCGAAACTTTGCCGCCGGACGCGGTGCTCGTGGTCAAAGGCGGCGTCTTCACCCACGACACGGTTGTTCTCTCTTTGGCTTATCTGCGCGTCGTCGAGCATCTGCGTCCCGACGTGACGATCGTCGAGGATTCCGGCATGAGCTGCTTCACGACGCCGGTGTTGCCGGTGCCGTATGACGACGCGAATCTGCGCGTCGAGCAGAAGCGGCTGCTCGCGGCGGTCCTGGCTGACGAGCGTTTCGCCGGGCGGCCGCTCTTCCTCACTTTCGCCGCGGATTCGCTGGTGTCCGGCTGGCGGTCGCGCGCCGACGGTTTGCATTTCGAGTTCCTGCGTGACGGCACGCGCCGCGATCCTGGTCCGGGTTTCGAACCGCCAGTCCTGCCCGCCGAAGCCGAACTCGCGGATCAGCCCGCGCTGCGCCAGTTCGTTGCGAACGTTCTTTATGCCAAGGCCGCCCGCGCCATCGAGGCCACGGCCGACAGCCAGCGCTCGCTGGACGATCTCACGCGCGCCATGCGTTACGACCTCGTCCCGGGCAGCGCTGATTACCAAGGGTTCGTCGCGCACCGTTTTTCCGTCCTCAAGGATCGCGGCCTCATCGCGGACGATCCGACGGTCCCGGTCGAATGA
- a CDS encoding GIY-YIG nuclease family protein: MHYVYVYVLFSVKDRQLYVGLTDDLRRRWCQHRTGMVRSTRDRRPLKLIYYEAYLTRIEAARRERYLKGGNGRAALKKQLDVTFSRLGYRHLD; encoded by the coding sequence ATGCATTACGTCTACGTATACGTATTATTTAGCGTGAAGGATCGGCAGCTTTATGTGGGTCTGACGGACGACCTGCGCAGACGTTGGTGTCAGCATCGTACGGGCATGGTGAGATCGACCAGAGACCGGCGGCCGCTGAAGTTGATCTATTACGAGGCTTATTTGACTAGAATTGAGGCCGCACGGCGGGAACGATATCTGAAAGGCGGTAATGGTCGGGCTGCTTTGAAAAAACAACTGGACGTGACTTTTTCGCGTTTAGGTTATAGACATCTCGACTGA
- a CDS encoding DUF5667 domain-containing protein, translating into MEDLLNNISERSKRVALTEAEREFLRVRLVEYAASPRAGASENFIAAWLGFWRQSAFALRSSARPVLAAAMIVAILVGSAGVSYAAESAMPGDALYGFKLAVNEEVVSALAVTPEAQVRWETRRAERRLEEAEVLADAGDLDADKAAIIEERINAHAASAEEHLAEIDRGGHAREAAELGSELESALRGHAAVIGRLSEPDDRRAVGAANVIKTAEKQAGRAAVRRSDSEQAVTVPDNRRAAEASLADAEKKLTAVKEKFAEDRSRLTVKTIDQAGGLIALAEAAVSSGRAAMIVEKFNEAFAVFQEAGRQAQQAKMLISADQKWPEHSRGRETLREDGDNDTGIDDRNVDRGDRWERPQREAAASDRD; encoded by the coding sequence ATGGAAGATCTGCTGAATAATATTTCTGAACGATCGAAACGCGTCGCTCTGACCGAAGCCGAACGCGAGTTTCTTCGCGTCCGTCTGGTCGAATACGCGGCCAGTCCGCGGGCCGGCGCGTCCGAAAATTTTATCGCCGCCTGGCTCGGGTTCTGGCGGCAGTCGGCGTTCGCACTGCGGTCTTCGGCCCGTCCGGTCCTGGCCGCGGCCATGATTGTCGCGATTCTGGTGGGTAGCGCCGGAGTCTCTTATGCCGCTGAAAGCGCGATGCCTGGCGATGCGCTTTACGGCTTCAAATTAGCTGTTAATGAAGAGGTTGTTTCGGCTTTGGCGGTCACTCCGGAAGCCCAGGTCCGCTGGGAAACGCGCCGCGCCGAGCGTCGGCTCGAAGAAGCCGAGGTTCTGGCTGACGCCGGCGATCTTGATGCGGACAAGGCCGCCATCATCGAAGAGCGGATCAACGCCCACGCAGCCAGCGCCGAGGAACATCTGGCTGAGATCGATCGCGGCGGCCACGCCCGCGAGGCGGCTGAGTTGGGTTCAGAACTGGAGAGCGCGTTGCGCGGCCATGCGGCGGTCATCGGCCGGTTGTCCGAGCCCGACGATCGGCGCGCCGTCGGTGCCGCGAATGTCATCAAGACCGCCGAGAAACAGGCTGGCCGCGCCGCTGTCCGCCGCTCCGATTCGGAGCAGGCTGTGACCGTTCCCGACAACCGCCGGGCCGCCGAGGCCAGCTTGGCCGACGCTGAGAAGAAATTGACCGCGGTGAAAGAAAAGTTCGCAGAGGATCGATCGCGTCTGACCGTGAAGACCATCGACCAGGCCGGCGGATTGATCGCTCTAGCCGAAGCCGCCGTCAGTTCCGGCCGCGCAGCCATGATCGTGGAAAAATTCAATGAAGCCTTCGCTGTGTTCCAGGAAGCCGGCCGGCAAGCCCAGCAGGCCAAGATGCTGATCAGCGCGGACCAGAAATGGCCGGAGCATTCGCGCGGCCGGGAAACGCTGCGGGAAGATGGCGACAATGATACGGGAATCGACGATCGGAATGTCGATCGGGGAGACCGCTGGGAGCGGCCGCAGCGCGAGGCTGCCGCTTCAGACCGCGACTGA
- a CDS encoding helix-turn-helix domain-containing protein, translating to MNIVRVSVSEASRLFGVSTKTVRRAIAVGELTYVVVRGRYKINFESLVRWSQERPTVKNKLKREGIGQFVEQWKIKNRLYSPNPKVLEK from the coding sequence ATGAACATTGTGCGCGTGTCGGTATCGGAGGCTTCGAGACTCTTTGGAGTCTCGACCAAGACCGTGCGGCGAGCGATCGCTGTCGGCGAATTGACGTACGTCGTGGTGCGCGGACGATATAAGATAAATTTCGAAAGTCTGGTACGCTGGTCACAGGAACGACCGACCGTGAAGAACAAACTGAAACGCGAAGGCATCGGACAGTTCGTCGAGCAGTGGAAAATCAAGAACCGGCTTTACAGTCCGAATCCGAAGGTGTTGGAGAAGTGA
- the infC gene encoding translation initiation factor IF-3 — protein MINEQIRFPELRVITDDGEHLGVITSAEALQKAREREQDLVIIQPKAEPPVAKIIDFGKFKYERDKEIRKQKSKVKTVEVKGIRLSVRIGEHDLNIRKDKAKEFLDDGDKVKVEIILRGREKRHGELAQKIIEQFVAAVNKEMPVKVEQPITRQGGQLTSIIGKA, from the coding sequence TTGATCAACGAACAGATCCGCTTCCCCGAACTGCGCGTCATCACCGACGACGGCGAACATCTGGGCGTGATCACGTCCGCCGAGGCGCTCCAGAAGGCCCGGGAACGCGAACAGGACCTGGTGATCATCCAGCCGAAGGCCGAACCGCCGGTCGCCAAGATCATTGATTTCGGCAAATTCAAATACGAGCGGGACAAGGAGATCCGCAAGCAGAAATCCAAGGTCAAGACGGTCGAGGTCAAAGGCATCCGCCTCTCGGTCCGCATCGGCGAACACGATCTGAACATCCGTAAAGACAAGGCCAAGGAGTTCCTCGACGACGGCGACAAGGTGAAAGTCGAGATCATCCTGCGCGGCCGCGAGAAACGGCACGGCGAACTAGCCCAGAAGATCATCGAGCAATTCGTGGCCGCGGTGAACAAGGAAATGCCCGTGAAGGTCGAGCAACCGATCACTCGCCAGGGCGGACAGTTGACAAGCATCATCGGCAAAGCGTAA
- a CDS encoding glycosyltransferase family 4 protein, whose amino-acid sequence MRIIFANKYYYLRGGAERHLFDLKTLLESRGHEIIPFAMAGEHDEPSAWYRHFVSPVSTEAVSFGWEGLRTAGRMLYSFEARRKFATLLSEADPDLVHVHNIYHQISPSILPEAKKRQLPVVMTVHDYNLLAPNYSLFHDGRICEVTKPQAYWRAVSHKCVKGSAAASALTALEMSLHRSLGLYKRNIDRYIAPSRFVQALLVEYGFDEKQVSFLPHFVQTADWQPSFSGDYALFVGRLSAEKGVETLIRAAAIAKNVPVHIVGTGPDEARLKKLTLELRATNVVFRGFLAGDDLKREYAGARFVVVPSVWYEVFGLVVLEAYAAGKPVVASEIGGLTELVRAGETGIPVSAGDVSDLAGAMRDLWNHPIIAEKMGRVARSWVESYFTPDQYYAGLMKIYGGKKLS is encoded by the coding sequence ATGCGCATCATTTTCGCCAATAAGTACTACTATCTGAGAGGCGGCGCTGAACGCCATCTTTTTGATCTCAAAACTTTGCTCGAATCGCGCGGCCACGAGATCATCCCTTTCGCGATGGCCGGCGAGCATGACGAGCCGAGCGCCTGGTACAGACATTTCGTGAGTCCGGTCAGCACCGAAGCGGTCTCTTTCGGCTGGGAAGGTCTCCGCACCGCCGGCCGGATGCTCTATTCTTTCGAGGCGCGGCGAAAGTTCGCGACGCTCCTGTCCGAAGCCGACCCCGACCTCGTCCATGTCCACAACATCTATCACCAGATCTCGCCGTCCATCTTGCCGGAGGCGAAGAAGCGCCAGCTCCCGGTCGTCATGACTGTTCATGATTATAATCTGCTCGCGCCTAACTACTCACTGTTCCACGACGGCCGCATCTGCGAGGTCACCAAGCCGCAGGCTTACTGGCGGGCGGTCAGCCACAAGTGCGTCAAAGGCTCGGCCGCGGCGAGCGCACTCACGGCCCTGGAAATGTCCCTGCACCGCTCCTTGGGCCTCTATAAGCGCAATATTGACCGTTATATCGCCCCCAGCCGCTTCGTTCAGGCCCTCTTGGTTGAATATGGCTTTGATGAGAAACAGGTGTCTTTCCTGCCTCATTTCGTCCAGACCGCGGACTGGCAGCCGTCTTTCAGCGGCGACTACGCTCTGTTCGTGGGCCGGTTGTCGGCCGAGAAAGGCGTCGAGACGCTGATCCGGGCGGCCGCGATCGCCAAGAATGTTCCGGTGCACATCGTCGGAACCGGTCCAGACGAGGCTCGGCTTAAGAAGCTGACCCTCGAGCTCCGCGCCACGAATGTCGTCTTTCGCGGTTTTCTCGCCGGCGACGATTTGAAACGCGAATACGCCGGCGCGCGTTTCGTGGTCGTGCCGTCGGTCTGGTATGAGGTCTTCGGTCTGGTCGTTCTCGAGGCTTATGCTGCCGGCAAGCCGGTAGTCGCCTCCGAGATCGGCGGACTTACCGAACTCGTGCGAGCGGGGGAGACCGGTATTCCGGTTTCCGCCGGCGATGTCTCTGATCTTGCCGGGGCCATGCGCGATCTTTGGAATCACCCGATCATCGCGGAGAAGATGGGCCGTGTCGCCCGTTCCTGGGTCGAGTCTTATTTCACTCCCGACCAATATTACGCTGGTCTGATGAAAATCTACGGCGGCAAAAAACTTTCCTAA
- a CDS encoding glycosyltransferase family 4 protein, whose amino-acid sequence MIGQKGIPTQFGGIERHVEELACRLGAMGHEVTVYTRAWYAAPKKRFSKGVRTVATPTVKSKHLDAIIHTFTSTLHALREDVDIIHYHAVGPSLLSWIPRLLAPRVKVIATFHCIDRKHQKWNFFARLALGLGEKAACLFPHETIAVSKTLEAYCRDRFNRDVHYIPNGITNPGRTGSDLLVKFNLKKNGYIAMVSRLVRHKGVHYLIKAFQNLEKRGQTGGLKLAIVGDSAFTDDYVAELKAAAAGNPNIVFTGYRQGAELQQLFANAYAIAHPSESEGLPIAVLEAMSYGKTVLASDIPEILEVTREHGLSFRNKDVADLERKLRSLIARPELARAKGRAAKTFVLADYHWDDVATAVSRLYTAVTAASRPVKAKIVRSVKV is encoded by the coding sequence ATGATCGGACAAAAGGGCATCCCCACGCAGTTCGGCGGCATTGAACGCCATGTCGAGGAATTGGCGTGCCGACTGGGCGCGATGGGCCATGAGGTCACCGTGTACACGAGGGCCTGGTATGCCGCACCCAAAAAACGGTTTTCGAAGGGTGTCCGGACTGTGGCTACGCCGACCGTCAAATCGAAACATCTCGATGCCATCATCCACACGTTCACCTCGACCTTGCACGCGCTCCGCGAGGACGTCGACATCATCCATTATCATGCCGTCGGGCCGTCGCTCCTGTCGTGGATCCCGCGCCTGCTCGCACCGCGCGTCAAAGTGATCGCGACCTTCCACTGCATCGATCGCAAACACCAGAAATGGAATTTCTTCGCGCGCCTGGCGCTCGGCCTCGGCGAGAAGGCAGCCTGTCTGTTCCCGCACGAGACCATCGCCGTCTCGAAGACGCTCGAGGCTTACTGCCGCGACCGTTTCAACCGCGACGTGCACTACATTCCGAATGGCATCACGAATCCCGGACGGACGGGCAGCGACCTGCTGGTCAAATTCAACCTGAAAAAGAACGGCTACATCGCCATGGTCTCGCGCCTCGTGCGACACAAGGGCGTGCACTATCTGATCAAGGCCTTCCAGAACCTGGAAAAACGCGGCCAGACGGGCGGCCTGAAACTCGCGATCGTGGGCGACTCGGCTTTCACCGACGATTACGTCGCCGAATTGAAAGCCGCGGCCGCCGGCAATCCCAACATCGTTTTCACCGGTTATCGCCAGGGCGCGGAACTGCAGCAGCTGTTCGCGAATGCCTACGCCATCGCGCACCCTTCGGAATCCGAGGGGCTGCCAATCGCCGTGCTCGAGGCTATGAGTTACGGAAAGACCGTGCTGGCTTCGGACATCCCGGAGATCCTGGAGGTGACGAGGGAGCACGGACTGAGTTTCCGCAACAAGGACGTGGCCGATCTGGAGCGGAAATTGCGCTCGCTCATCGCGCGGCCGGAACTGGCGCGCGCCAAGGGCCGGGCGGCCAAGACCTTCGTGCTGGCCGATTATCACTGGGATGACGTGGCTACGGCTGTAAGCCGGTTGTATACCGCGGTGACCGCGGCAAGCAGGCCGGTTAAGGCCAAGATAGTGAGGAGCGTAAAGGTTTGA
- a CDS encoding putative glycoside hydrolase, with protein MNMNRGKTTGVVAAAVIVVGLALLSPAPAAAALKTPADKFVRTANYYLKAGTDIRPEHYDQLAKYDLLILPAEAQVYNRTLFGELRKRNPTILILAYVPTKSYNYSWVDPLHAKLQAGLQDAWWLHDQFGGQVSVWPGTAMLNMVSGWGDYLPQFVASEIWATKLWDGILYDEFSGNVSWVNGGNIDIHRDSGKDDPTLVDVAWKRATMNMLKATRDKLGAEAIIVTNGDSTDDLQANINGRMFESFPTPWEAGGTWAGVMSNYIRLQTRVGYPAVFIINANTGNTGENADFRKVRFSLASTMLGDGFFSFDFGETDHGQIWNYDEQGVKLGRPLGGPVNLLAPTKKNLTAGVWRRDFENGVVLVNSTDQPRKVELKEELERIRGAQAPDVNDGSVATSVTLAASDGLLLLKPLAKLIGATFPNGAYARVFDKNGAKVRNGFFTYVAPYDGMSSIVLRDIDGDGAIEKIVAEKNTVSVNSSDGTRRASFQPYGANYNLGINIAVGDLDGNGQLEIVTGTGAGAGPQVRIYNMNGAPQGSGFFAYDPKFRGGVQVAVGDLYGNGREMIVAGAGVGGGPHVRIFTGSGRAIHPGFFAYDPKFRGGVQVAVGDIDGNGRAEIITGAGPGGGPHVRIFNRDGRLLGPGFMAADAAGRGGVRVAAADINGDKIAEIVALSTDIFQFSLAR; from the coding sequence ATGAACATGAATCGGGGGAAGACAACTGGCGTTGTGGCGGCTGCGGTGATCGTGGTCGGTTTGGCGTTGCTCTCCCCTGCTCCGGCGGCTGCGGCTTTGAAGACGCCGGCGGACAAGTTCGTCCGGACGGCAAACTATTATCTGAAAGCCGGCACGGACATCCGGCCGGAGCATTACGACCAGCTCGCGAAGTACGACCTCCTGATCCTGCCGGCCGAGGCCCAGGTCTACAACCGCACGCTTTTCGGCGAGCTGCGCAAACGGAACCCGACGATCCTGATCCTCGCCTACGTGCCGACGAAATCCTACAACTACAGCTGGGTCGATCCGCTGCACGCGAAACTGCAGGCCGGCCTGCAAGACGCGTGGTGGCTGCATGACCAATTCGGCGGCCAGGTCTCGGTCTGGCCCGGCACGGCGATGCTCAACATGGTCTCGGGCTGGGGCGACTACCTGCCGCAGTTCGTCGCGAGCGAGATCTGGGCGACCAAACTCTGGGACGGCATCCTATACGATGAATTCTCCGGCAACGTCTCGTGGGTGAACGGCGGCAACATCGACATCCACCGCGATAGCGGCAAGGACGATCCGACGCTCGTGGACGTCGCCTGGAAACGCGCCACGATGAACATGCTGAAGGCGACGCGCGACAAGCTCGGCGCCGAGGCCATCATCGTGACGAACGGCGATTCGACGGATGATCTGCAAGCCAACATCAACGGCCGGATGTTCGAGTCCTTCCCTACTCCGTGGGAGGCCGGCGGCACCTGGGCCGGCGTGATGAGCAACTACATCCGCCTGCAGACCCGGGTCGGTTATCCGGCGGTCTTCATCATCAACGCCAACACCGGCAACACCGGCGAGAACGCCGATTTCCGCAAGGTGCGTTTTTCGCTGGCCTCGACCATGCTCGGGGACGGCTTCTTCAGCTTTGATTTCGGGGAGACCGACCACGGACAGATCTGGAATTATGACGAACAGGGCGTGAAGCTCGGGCGGCCGCTGGGCGGACCGGTGAACCTGCTGGCACCGACCAAAAAGAACCTGACCGCCGGAGTATGGCGGCGGGATTTCGAGAATGGCGTCGTGCTGGTGAATTCCACGGACCAGCCGCGGAAGGTCGAGCTCAAGGAAGAGCTGGAGCGGATCCGAGGCGCTCAGGCTCCGGACGTGAACGACGGCTCCGTGGCGACGAGCGTGACCCTGGCCGCGAGCGACGGACTGCTGCTCCTGAAGCCGCTGGCGAAACTGATCGGGGCGACATTCCCGAACGGAGCTTACGCCCGGGTATTCGACAAGAACGGCGCCAAGGTCCGGAACGGGTTCTTCACCTACGTGGCGCCTTATGACGGTATGTCGTCGATCGTGCTCCGGGATATCGACGGCGACGGCGCGATCGAGAAGATCGTGGCGGAAAAGAACACCGTGTCGGTCAATTCGAGCGACGGGACGCGACGGGCTTCGTTCCAGCCGTACGGCGCGAATTATAATCTGGGGATCAATATCGCGGTCGGCGACCTCGACGGGAACGGCCAGCTGGAGATCGTGACCGGCACGGGAGCCGGGGCCGGGCCGCAGGTACGTATATATAATATGAATGGCGCGCCGCAGGGGTCGGGCTTTTTCGCCTATGATCCGAAGTTCCGGGGCGGGGTGCAAGTGGCGGTCGGCGACCTTTACGGGAACGGGCGCGAGATGATCGTGGCCGGGGCCGGGGTCGGCGGCGGGCCGCACGTGAGGATCTTCACCGGTTCGGGGCGGGCCATCCATCCGGGCTTTTTCGCCTATGATCCGAAGTTCCGGGGCGGGGTGCAGGTGGCAGTCGGCGACATTGACGGCAACGGGCGCGCGGAGATCATCACCGGGGCGGGCCCGGGCGGCGGGCCGCACGTGCGGATCTTCAACCGCGACGGGCGGTTGCTGGGGCCGGGGTTCATGGCCGCGGATGCCGCCGGCCGGGGCGGAGTGAGGGTCGCGGCTGCGGATATCAATGGGGACAAGATCGCGGAGATCGTGGCTTTGAGCACGGATATTTTTCAGTTTTCGTTGGCAAGGTAG
- a CDS encoding RNA polymerase sigma factor yields the protein MNPTSGDNQAQFIKAYDELADAIFRHCYFRVYDREKARDLVQDCFMKTWDYLCRGGEIGNIKAFLYRTATNLAIDAGRRHQTDSLEALLEQGFDPTGASGSAEQLAETARVVAAIDRLKPAFRDVLKHRFLEGLGPQEIARLSGLSENVVSVRINRAVATLKKEFTLDKTRYGRSAE from the coding sequence ATGAATCCAACGAGCGGGGACAACCAGGCTCAGTTCATCAAGGCGTACGACGAGCTCGCTGACGCCATTTTCAGGCACTGTTATTTTCGCGTCTACGATCGCGAGAAGGCTCGTGATCTGGTCCAGGATTGTTTCATGAAGACTTGGGACTACCTGTGCCGCGGCGGCGAGATCGGCAACATCAAAGCCTTCCTTTATCGGACCGCGACCAACCTGGCCATCGACGCCGGCCGTCGTCATCAGACGGACTCGCTTGAAGCGCTGCTCGAACAGGGTTTTGATCCGACCGGCGCATCCGGTTCCGCCGAGCAGCTCGCGGAAACGGCCCGCGTCGTCGCCGCGATCGACCGTCTGAAACCGGCCTTCCGCGACGTCCTGAAACATCGTTTTCTCGAAGGGCTGGGTCCGCAGGAGATCGCCCGGTTGTCCGGTCTGTCTGAGAACGTCGTCTCGGTCCGGATCAATCGCGCCGTCGCGACTTTGAAGAAAGAATTCACGCTGGATAAAACGCGCTATGGAAGATCTGCTGAATAA